In the Sandaracinaceae bacterium genome, TGGCGGGCGGCGTCATCACCATGGCCACGGGCGGCCTGTCCATCGCGCTGGCCTTCCTGGCCACGGAAGATGACTTCCTGCGCAACTACCTGGTGCTCTACGGCGCCGCCAACGTTCTGACCGGCATCACCGAGCTGGCCATTCGTCCCAACGCCAGCGGCCCGTCCATCGCGTTCACGCACATGCCCATGGGCAACGAACAAGAGGCGCAGGCCCGCTTGCTCTTCGGCGAGGAGGCCCTCGAGCGCATCGCTCGCCGCTCCCGTGCTGCGCGTCTGATCACCGCGTCCATCGACGTGGCCGTGGGCCTGGCCATCATCCCCATCTTTCTGGGCCCCAACGACTTCTCGGTGCGCGACCCGTTCGACTACTTCGTGCTGCTCGGCAGCGGCATCTCGGTGGTGACCGGGCTCATCAACCTGGTCACGCGCTCCACCGCGGAGAAGTACTGGGCCGCCTACACGGAGCTCAACGAGCGGCTCAGCGCGCCACGCACCACGGTATCACTGGGGATCACGCCGCTGCGGGGCGGCATGAGCTTCTCGCTGACCGGGACGCTGTAGTCTCCCTCGTGGAGCGCGGGTCAGTCCGGAACCAGGCTCCCGCTGCCGAGCAAGCCGACCGACATCCTGGAGCAGAAAGAACCCACGAATAGGTCGCTGAGGACGTCGGGGACGGCCGAGAGATGGTCTTGATAGTTCACCCCACCGCCGATGATGGGAATGAGCGCGACCAGCATGTTCCCCAAGTCCGTGGGGTCCATGGCCCCGCCGACGATCAGGTTGGTCAGCGACTCCTGGCTGAGCGTCCCCGACACCGTCACGTCGTAGATGCGGAAGTTCAGCATGACGGTGCCAGCGGCGGTCCGCTGCGGGATGGCGAGGGTGAAGCTCGACGCGCGGCCGATGAAGTCTCCCCCGGCCGAGGGAGTGCCCGCAAACGGCCCGGCGAGCGTGTTGCCTGCTGCATCCTGGATCTCGATGCGGAGACAGCCGGTCCCCGTCTGGACGAGAACGAAGAGGTCCAGACGCGCGCAGGTTGGGCCGGACGCCACGCAGTCCAGAGACGCGGAGATCTCGTCCTGAAAGCTGTAGGGGTCGGCGCGGTTGAGCCACGCCAGAAGGCCGACCAGATCGATCAGCGAGTTGTCCACGCTCCCCGCGTAGTCGGGGGCGCCACACGCGTTCCAAGCGTCGTCCAGGTCATGGCCCACGATGGCGCCCGCCTCGGCCTCCGCGGCGGAGGGGACACGGAGCATGTCGATGCGATACAGAGACGGAGCGCCAGTGGCGCTGCACGTGTCGGTCGAGACGCACGCCGCCCCGCAGCACGGTGCGCCCGGTGTGCTCGGACACCCGAGGCACGCGCCCTGGTTGCAGGTCTCCCCCTGCGCGCAGGCTCGCCCGCACGCTCCGCAGTGAGACTCCGAGCTCAGGAGCGTCAACGGGTCGGAGAGAAGCGTCGCGTCGTTGTCCACGACGCCGTCGCAGTCGTCGTCCACCCGGTTGCCGCAGGTCTCGAGGCGGCTCGAGCCGACGTCGTCGTCGGCGTCGTTGCAGTCCGTGCCACCACACACCCAGGGCACTTCCCCGTCTTGGTCGCTGTCCGCGACCTGGAACTCGCAAGTGCCCGTGGACGCGTTGCAGGTCTCGAGGGTGCAGGGGTCGCTGTCGGCGCAGTCGGCCGGGGAGCTGCAGGCGGCACCCGCGACGCAGCCCGAGACGGGGTTACAGCTTGTCTCCGCTCCACAGAGCGCCGAAGTGGGCGCATGGAGGCAGCTGCCGGAGGCGCTACAGCTGTCGACGGTACAGGCCACGTCGTCATCGCAGTCGGCGGCGGCTTCGCAGCCCACATGGGCACATGTCACGCCGTTTCCCGCAAAGCCCCGATGGCATGAGCAGGTGTACGCACCGGGGGTGTTCACGCACATCGCGGTGGCCGCGCAGTTGTCGCTGCCGCGCGCGCACTCGTCGACCCGAATGAGGGAGGTGCAGACGCGACCGTCGCCTCGGTAGTCCGATGGGCAGGCTCCACACACCACCCCCCGGTCGCTCGTGCCACACGCGACCATGGGTGTGGTCGAGCAGCCGCCGTTGTCCACCTCGCACGAGCCCGGCGCGCCGCCGCCGTCGATGATGGGAGAGCTAGCGTCACCGCTGCAGCCCGCGAGCAGCATGGACGCACCGAACGAGAGTGCCAGCCAACGTGCGGCGGTCGCTTGCATGGTGATGTCGCTCCCCAGTGTCACGGTCCATGAACCATGACACAAACGGGCTCGTCCGCAGAAGGGCGCTCGGTTCCTGCGTCGGCGACCGCTAGTGCGGCGCGGGCGCGATGGCGCGCAGCGCCTGCCGGGCGCCGCGATGCTCCGGGTCACGCTGCAGCGCATCCTCCAGAGCTTCGCGGGCGTCGTCACGCCGGCCGTCCCGGGCCAGCGCCAGACCCAGCACGTAGCCGGCTTCGGCGCGATGATCCGGCACCCCCACAGCACCCGCAGCAGCGGCCTCGGCCGCGTCGGGTAGAAGCGTCAGCAGCCCACGCGCCAGCTCGGCGGCCCGCGTCAGCTGACCGGACTCGAGCGCCACGCGCGCGCGCAGCAGCCCACACTGGCGGGGACAGCGGGCGATCACGCGGCCCAGCGTGGCATCCGCTCCGCGTGCATCCCCCGCCGTCAGCTGCGCGCGCGAAAGCGCCAGGTGCAGTGGTACCGACTGCCCCTCGAAGCGCAGCGCCGCGAACAGCAGCGGAACCGCCCGGGGTGCATCTCCGCGCGCCAGGTGGACGTCGGCCAGGCGCATCGCGCGCGCTGCGCTGGGGTCCAGCTCGAGGGCCAGGCGCAGCGCGTCTTCGGCGCATGCGAGGTCGCTGCGCTCGGCCGCCAGGAGCGCCAGCGCGTCCAGCACCGGGAGCAGCTCCGCGGTGGCCATGCGGGGGGCGCGCGCCAAGAGGGTGAGCGCCTCGCGCTGCCGGCCCAGCGCCACCAGCGCGGTGGCCTCCACCCGCTGGAGTTCTTCGCGCCGCGGCACCTCGGGAAACGCCTCGAGGGCCAGCAGGATTCGCTCCGCCCCGCGCACCTGCTGCCCGGTGGCCTCGGCCGCTTGAGCCTCGATGGGGGGCAGCAGCGCGCGTGAGAGACCCGAGATGCCCAAAACGGACTCGGGGTCGAGCTGCAGGGCCCGCGCGAAGGAGCGCTCGGCGGGGCGGCGCTGCTGGCGCGCCAGTTGGTCGTTACCGCGCGCGAGCACGCGGGCCAGCTGGGCGTCGCGCGCGGTCGTCTGCGCGCTGGCTGTGCATGGGCTCACTCCGAGGATGCCCACGACGAACGACACCATCACTAGCCGCGTCACCGGCCTAGCCTAGCAGCCCATCGAGACTGATGGAGCGCGCGATCATTCCGATGGAGAGGGGCCACCGATGGGCCTCGCCCGCGGAACATTCCGGCGTGCTTTCACCGAACTTCCCTGCGGCACACCGGATGCACTGAGCGGCCGCATGAGCCTCCACGTTCCAGCGACGCGATCCCCTCGCGTCTCCATCCTCGTCTTCACCGTGACCATGGCGCTGGCCCAGCTCGGCTGCATGGCCACCGTCAGCTACAGCCACCCCGTGGCGCCCACGCGCTTGGTGGCCGTGTCCCCCGGCGTGTGGGTGGTCTACGACTACCCGGAGGCCATCTTCTACAGCGACAACGCCTACTGGTGGTGGAACGGCGGGGCCTGGTACACGTCGCGCTACGCCGATGACGGCTGGGTGGTGGTCAACGTCGTGTCGGTCCCCGCGCCCCTCCGCCAGGTGCAGCGCCCCCAGACGTACGTGCACTACCGTGTGGAAGCACAGTCGCGGCCCGTGCCCCGCGCCCACGTGCGGCGCACCTATGTGGTGCAGCCGGCCCCGCAACGAGCGCACGAAAACGGCCGAGGTCGCGGCCAGGCAGCGCCCCCGCCACGGCGGGACGATGGGCGCGGTCGAACACCGCCGCCGCGCGCCGAGCCGCACGACGACGGCCGTGGCCAGGGCGGTCCCACCCACCAGCCCGGCAGTGACGCACGCGGGCGCGACCACGACGACCGAGGTCGTGGACGGTCCGACGACCACGACGACCGTGACCGCGGACGGTCCGACGACGACCGAGGGCGCGGTCGCTGAGAGCTCGGCCCTGGGACGCCAACACGGTCCGCGTGTGCGCAAGCGCTGCGCGGTCTAGCTCCGCATGCGCGCGCCGTGCGCGCCGGCCCTGCAGCGCGCCAGCCCGACTGGTCGGGTCCGCCCAACATGTCGAGGCTGCACCCGCAGGTCCGGGTCTTGCACCCACGAGCCCGAAGCTCACCCACTGGGAGGCCACACCTTGACGACCTGGATTCTTGTCGCACAGCGCTCCGGCGCGCGCATCTTCGAACACGAGGCCCCCGGCGCGGGGCTGCAGCTGGTGAACACCATCCTCCACGAGGAGGGCCGCGCTCGCGACGGGGAGCTGAGCGCCGACCGTCCCGGCGGCTCGGTGGACCGCAACTCCCACGGTCAGCACAGCATGCAGAGCGAAGAGTCGCCGCACGAGCGCGTGGTCGCCGACTTCGTTCGGTCGCTGGCCAAGACGCTGGAGGCTGCGCGCGTCGAGCGGCGCTACAGCAAGCTGGTGCTGGTGGCCGAGCCTCGCATGCTGGGGCAGCTGCGCGAGGCGCTCGACGCCCCCACCACCGCGCTGGTCATCGGTAGCCTCGACAAGGACTACTACCCACGCGACCAGGACCACCTGGTGAAGGCGCTCGGCGAATTCATCAGCGTCTGAGCCCGCCGAACGCGTGTCGGGGAAGCCACGCGTCCGCATGAACGCGCGTCGTGGGCCTGCTAGAGCCACCACCCCATGCGCATCACCCGACTCCGCGGCGCCCGCACCCACAACCTGAACGGCGTGGACCTCGACCTGCACCCCGGCACGCTGGTCGTGGTGGCGGGGCCGTCCGGTGCTGGGAAGTCGTCGCTGGCCTTCGAGACGCTGCACGCCGAGGGGCAGCGCCGCTACGTGGAGAGCTTCAGCGCCTACGCGCGGCAGTTCCTCGAGCGCTCGGCGCGCCCTGCGGTGGAGAGCCTGGACCCCGTGCCGGTGAGCATCGCGGTGGACCGCAGCGCGCCCATACGCACCAGCCGCAGCACCGTGGGCACCATGTCCGAGGTGAACGACTACGTGAAGTCGCTCTACGCGTATGCGGCCACGCTCTACTGCCCGGGCTGCGGCGACGAGGTGGCGCGTGATGACGCCTCCGCCGCCGCCACGCGCGTGCTCGCGGAAGCGCCGCAGCAGCGCGTGGTGGTCACGTATCCCGTCGAAGTGGAGGACGTGGAGAGCTACCTGGGCGTGCGCGAGACGCTGCTGGCCGCGGGCTATCGGCGGCTCTTCGTGGATGGGCGGGTGCAGGACGTGGACGCGCTGACCCCCAGCGAGGTGCTGGCAGGGGGCACGGGCCGGGTGCGCGTGGTGGCCGACCGCGTGGTGGCCGACGCCGAGTCGCGCGGGCGCTTGGTGGAGGCCCTCGAGGTCGCCCTGCTGCGTGGCGGTGGTCGCGCCGAGGTGGTGCCCGTGCCGCGCGATGACGACGCTGCGGCCAAGAAGCCCGCGCCGGGCATCTCGTTCTCGCGCGGCCTGCACTGCGCGCGCTGCGACCGCCGCTTCGGCGCGCCCACGCCGGGGCTCTTCTCGTTCAACAGCCCCATCGGCGCGTGCCCCACCTGTCGTGGCTTCGGGCGCACGCAGGGCGTGGACTGGAAGAAGGTGCTGCCGGACGAGTCGCTCACGCTCGCAGGGGGCGCCATTCGCGCCTACGCGGGGCCGTCCGCGGAGTGGGAGCGAAAGGACCTCCAGAAGTTCGCCAAGCGCGCCGGCGTGCCCATGGACGTGCCGCTGCGGGACCTGACGCCGGCGCAGCGCACCTGGCTCATCGAGGGGGAGACGCCCCCGCGCAAGGGCGCGTGGTACGGCCTCGCCGGCTGGTTCCGCTACAAGGAGAGCCGCGCCTACAAGATGCACGTGCGCGTGTTCCTGGCGCGCTACCGCAGCTACGACCTGTGCGTGGCCTGCGACGGAACGCGCCTGCGCCCCGAGGCCTCGTGGTGGCGCCTGGGGGCGTGAGCCTGCCCGAGCTGTACGCGCGCTCCATCGCCAGCACGCGGCAGCTGCTGGCCAGCGAGGCGGCGCGCTTTGCCCCGGACCGCGCGGCGCGCACGCTGCACGGCGAGACGCTGCGGCGCCTGGAGACGCTGGAAGAGGTGGGGCTCAGCTACCTCACGCTCGACCGCCAGGCGCGCACGCTGTCCTTCGGGGAGGCGCAACGCGTGTCCATGGCCACCGCCCTCTCGGCCTCGCTCAACGGCGCGCTCTTCGTGCTGGACGAGCCCACGGTGGGGCTGCACCCGAGCGACGTGCAGCGCCTCATGCCCGCCGTACGACGCCTGGCCAGCGGCGACAA is a window encoding:
- a CDS encoding host attachment protein, with translation MTTWILVAQRSGARIFEHEAPGAGLQLVNTILHEEGRARDGELSADRPGGSVDRNSHGQHSMQSEESPHERVVADFVRSLAKTLEAARVERRYSKLVLVAEPRMLGQLREALDAPTTALVIGSLDKDYYPRDQDHLVKALGEFISV